A section of the Pseudomonas flavescens genome encodes:
- a CDS encoding DUF1835 domain-containing protein — protein MWHLVCGDNAVEGVSHVIGQQAADDGLRVMRDDLAVGPLGDVDAPPCTARVAFWRAVWPEDVTPVPDFAAGLPADAQWITGLSRQARPVTVWHGDSASEQLLLARVAHALEGSEVLLLEVVCGTGNSWVQSRKAVAMHAPQALFALAKPRPVEPARRAALAAQWRAVLADGGHIHRWQTGVFAAEDYQLIDAALLRHAGTEPKPLARVMADVMARTDGFFATDYFLFWRARELAAAGQLVLSGEPGEHGYSSLQVSKNC, from the coding sequence ATGTGGCATCTGGTATGCGGCGATAACGCCGTAGAAGGCGTAAGCCATGTGATCGGGCAGCAGGCTGCCGATGATGGGCTGCGGGTCATGCGTGACGACCTGGCGGTTGGCCCGCTGGGCGATGTCGACGCGCCGCCCTGTACCGCACGTGTGGCGTTCTGGCGCGCGGTGTGGCCCGAGGACGTAACGCCGGTTCCAGACTTCGCGGCTGGGCTGCCCGCCGATGCGCAGTGGATCACCGGCCTCTCCCGGCAGGCGCGCCCCGTCACCGTCTGGCATGGCGACAGTGCCAGCGAGCAATTGCTGCTGGCGCGGGTGGCACATGCGCTGGAGGGCAGTGAGGTGTTGTTGCTCGAGGTGGTCTGCGGCACCGGTAACAGCTGGGTGCAGAGCCGCAAGGCGGTGGCCATGCACGCACCCCAGGCGTTGTTCGCCCTGGCCAAACCTCGCCCGGTCGAGCCAGCGCGTCGTGCAGCGCTGGCCGCGCAGTGGCGCGCCGTGCTGGCCGATGGCGGTCACATCCATCGCTGGCAGACAGGGGTTTTCGCCGCAGAGGACTATCAGCTCATCGACGCTGCTCTGCTGCGTCACGCCGGCACCGAGCCCAAGCCACTGGCCCGCGTCATGGCTGACGTGATGGCGCGTACCGACGGCTTCTTCGCCACCGATTACTTCCTGTTCTGGCGCGCCCGCGAACTGGCTGCAGCAGGCCAGCTGGTGCTCAGTGGCGAGCCGGGCGAGCACGGCTACTCGTCGTTGCAAGTGAGCAAGAACTGCTGA
- the dinD gene encoding DNA damage-inducible protein D, protein MKIEHIQRLTDTFEAHAQRSDAGVEFWLARDLQQLLGYAEWRNFSTVISRAKVACEISGHTTTDHFVAVNKMVDLGSGSQRQVDDVMLTRYACYLIAQNGDSRKAEIAFAQTYFAMQTRKAELIEQHLLDSERVSARHKLTSTEKELSQLIYEQTGGNQNFGIIRSKGDQALFSKSTQAMKELWQVPESRPLADFAPTIILKAKDFAAEITIFNSRENHLDSESKISHEHITNNEAVRNTLLERGIRPERLAPAEDVKKIERRLRSERKKGLKNPDALDN, encoded by the coding sequence ATGAAGATCGAGCATATTCAGCGTCTCACGGACACCTTCGAAGCTCATGCTCAAAGGAGCGATGCCGGAGTCGAGTTCTGGTTGGCGCGCGATCTGCAACAGTTGCTGGGCTATGCAGAGTGGAGAAACTTCTCGACCGTCATATCCAGAGCCAAGGTGGCATGCGAGATTTCCGGCCACACCACCACGGACCATTTTGTTGCTGTCAACAAAATGGTCGACCTCGGATCAGGCAGCCAGCGGCAAGTCGACGATGTCATGCTGACCCGCTACGCCTGTTATCTGATCGCTCAGAATGGCGACTCACGCAAAGCAGAGATTGCCTTTGCGCAAACCTACTTTGCCATGCAGACCCGCAAGGCTGAACTGATCGAGCAGCACTTGCTCGATAGCGAGCGCGTTTCTGCCAGACACAAACTGACCAGCACGGAAAAAGAACTGTCTCAACTGATCTATGAGCAGACTGGCGGCAATCAGAACTTTGGCATCATTCGCAGCAAGGGTGATCAGGCCTTGTTCAGCAAGTCGACCCAGGCGATGAAAGAGCTGTGGCAGGTACCGGAAAGCCGACCACTGGCGGACTTTGCGCCAACCATCATTCTGAAAGCGAAGGATTTTGCCGCAGAAATCACCATCTTCAATTCCCGGGAAAATCATCTGGACAGCGAGTCGAAGATATCGCACGAGCACATCACGAATAACGAAGCCGTGCGTAATACCTTACTGGAACGGGGTATTCGACCAGAACGGCTGGCGCCAGCTGAAGATGTGAAAAAGATCGAACGACGCCTGAGATCGGAACGGAAGAAAGGGCTGAAGAATCCTGACGCTCTGGATAATTGA
- a CDS encoding AraC family transcriptional regulator has product MSPNGQNTIAERSVPQLERLPRPLYARNESLRRQTGTPRHSHAWVQLTYAIQGVLHVRTAVGSFVAPPQRAIWIPAGLEHEVLSSPNTEMRSLYVDDGHVDPLPGSCRVLGVDALTRELIRSFCELPVEYDEAGPDGRLAQVLLDRLRLAPEVHLSLPLPSDPRLRTLCGRLQKKPDDDRALAAWGESLGVSEKTLSRLFLRDTGLTFRAWRQRLRLLGALTPLEQGQRVTDVALLCGYDSTSAFIAAFRQQFGATPGEFFRP; this is encoded by the coding sequence ATGTCGCCAAACGGACAAAACACGATAGCCGAGCGTAGCGTTCCCCAGCTGGAGCGCCTGCCGCGGCCCCTCTATGCGCGCAATGAATCGCTGCGTCGTCAGACCGGAACCCCACGCCACAGCCACGCCTGGGTACAACTGACCTATGCCATCCAGGGCGTACTGCACGTGCGCACGGCCGTCGGCAGCTTCGTGGCGCCCCCGCAACGGGCCATCTGGATTCCTGCAGGGCTGGAACATGAAGTGCTGAGCTCGCCGAACACCGAAATGCGCAGCCTCTATGTGGACGATGGCCATGTCGATCCGCTGCCCGGCAGTTGTCGCGTGCTTGGCGTGGATGCCCTGACCCGCGAGCTGATCCGCAGCTTCTGTGAATTGCCGGTCGAATACGACGAAGCGGGGCCCGACGGTCGCCTTGCCCAGGTGCTGCTCGACCGCCTGCGCTTGGCGCCCGAAGTGCACCTGTCATTGCCGCTGCCGAGCGACCCGCGCCTGCGTACCCTGTGCGGCCGCCTGCAGAAAAAACCCGATGACGACCGCGCACTGGCGGCATGGGGCGAAAGCCTGGGGGTCTCGGAAAAGACCCTGAGCCGCCTGTTCCTGCGCGACACCGGGCTGACCTTCCGCGCCTGGCGCCAACGCCTGCGCCTGCTCGGCGCACTGACACCGCTGGAACAGGGCCAGCGCGTCACCGACGTGGCCCTGCTCTGCGGCTACGACTCCACCTCGGCTTTCATCGCCGCATTCCGCCAGCAATTCGGCGCCACGCCGGGGGAGTTTTTTCGACCATGA
- a CDS encoding bile acid:sodium symporter family protein codes for MARSRLLPDNFTLTLIAVVLTATFLPVRGEVAVAFGWITNLAIALLFFLHGAKLSREAIVAGAGHWRLHLLVFSCTFILFPLLGLALKPLLSPMIGTELYLGMLYLCALPATVQSAIAFTSLARGNIPAAICSAAASSLFGIFLTPLLVALLMDVHGSGGSTLDAIGKITLQLLVPFILGQIARRWIGAWVGRNKNWLKYVDQSSILLVVYTAFSAAVVEGLWNQVSWPTLAALVFACCLLLALALCITALLGKWCGFNMEDRITILFCGSKKSLATGVPMAQVLFAGSSIGLMILPMMLFHQIQLMVCAVLAQRYAKRAEPAAPSESKVAVN; via the coding sequence ATGGCCCGCTCCCGTCTGCTGCCCGATAACTTCACCCTGACCCTGATCGCCGTCGTCCTCACCGCCACCTTCCTGCCGGTCAGGGGCGAGGTCGCGGTGGCGTTCGGCTGGATCACCAACCTGGCCATCGCCCTGCTGTTCTTCCTGCATGGTGCCAAGCTGTCGCGTGAGGCCATCGTCGCCGGTGCCGGCCACTGGCGCCTGCACCTGCTGGTGTTCAGCTGCACTTTCATCCTGTTCCCGTTGCTGGGGCTGGCGCTCAAGCCGCTGCTGTCGCCGATGATCGGCACCGAGCTGTACCTGGGCATGCTTTACCTGTGCGCCCTGCCGGCCACCGTGCAGTCGGCCATCGCCTTCACGTCCCTGGCGCGCGGCAACATTCCTGCGGCGATCTGCAGTGCGGCGGCCTCCAGCCTGTTCGGCATTTTCCTCACGCCGCTGCTGGTGGCCTTGCTGATGGACGTACACGGCAGCGGCGGTTCGACCCTGGACGCCATTGGCAAGATCACCCTGCAACTGCTGGTGCCCTTCATCCTCGGTCAGATCGCCCGACGCTGGATCGGTGCCTGGGTGGGCCGCAACAAGAATTGGCTCAAGTACGTCGATCAGAGTTCGATCCTGCTGGTGGTCTACACGGCGTTCAGCGCGGCGGTAGTCGAAGGCCTGTGGAATCAGGTCTCCTGGCCGACCCTGGCGGCGCTGGTGTTCGCCTGCTGCCTGCTGCTCGCGCTGGCGCTGTGCATCACCGCGCTGCTCGGCAAATGGTGCGGTTTCAACATGGAGGATCGCATCACCATCCTGTTCTGCGGCTCGAAGAAGAGCCTGGCCACCGGTGTTCCCATGGCTCAGGTGCTGTTCGCTGGTAGCAGCATCGGCCTGATGATTCTGCCGATGATGCTGTTCCATCAGATCCAGCTGATGGTTTGCGCGGTGCTGGCTCAGCGGTACGCCAAGCGAGCCGAACCGGCTGCGCCGAGCGAAAGCAAGGTGGCGGTGAATTGA
- a CDS encoding DUF2388 domain-containing protein, producing MSRGTPLKASLLLIALLPTLPAQAWVRVAPELDENPLIGTTYYGVLSTLVPILTTTKPGEGTELAEEISKESSSIDQKLKLARDGAAAFVGSHGQIRGVMLEAALVALQQRTELASYSDMQLAEAVLAYEPRSTR from the coding sequence TTGAGCCGCGGCACGCCTCTCAAGGCTTCGCTGCTGCTGATCGCCTTGTTGCCGACGCTGCCGGCTCAGGCCTGGGTTCGGGTCGCGCCGGAGCTGGACGAAAATCCGTTGATAGGCACGACTTACTACGGCGTGCTGTCGACTCTGGTGCCGATCCTCACCACGACCAAGCCGGGAGAAGGCACCGAGTTGGCCGAGGAAATATCCAAAGAGAGCAGCAGCATCGACCAGAAGCTGAAGCTGGCTCGAGACGGTGCAGCCGCCTTCGTCGGTAGTCACGGGCAGATCCGTGGCGTGATGCTGGAGGCGGCGCTGGTCGCACTGCAGCAACGCACCGAGCTGGCCTCCTACAGCGACATGCAGTTGGCAGAAGCCGTGTTGGCCTACGAGCCGCGCTCCACCCGTTGA
- a CDS encoding efflux RND transporter permease subunit — MQYENLPSTEQTVTARLEDFDPHSGNRVERGIFNNRPWIILVCLVVTLLLGWQATRIEINASFEKTIPTGHPYIANFLAARSELSGLGNSLRIAVEVKDGDIFERGYLDTLAKLNDELYLLPGVDRPYMKSLWTPTTRWTAVTEEGLDGGTVIPDDYDGSPASIEQIRANVARSGEIGQLVAANFKSSVILLPLLDINPQTGAALDYGELSRQLEALRDKYQSDTLQIHITGFAKIIGDLIEGLGQMALFFLAAVLVTVAVLYGYTRCLRSTLIVVTCSLVAALWQVGLLASLGYPLDPYSALVPFLIFAIGMSHGAQKMNGIMQDIGRGTHRVIAARYTFRRLFAAGVTALLCDLVGFAVLLVIDIQAIRDLAIAASLGVAVLVFTNLILLPVLLSYLGVSPKAAQRSLKTEQAERAGNGGNPLWPLLVRFTDRPWALVAIAAGLALAVLGFAVSLHLKIGDLDPGAPELRADSRYNRDALFMTQNYGASSDIFVVMVRTGEDQCTRYPTLAAVDELATRLEQLPGVEATNSMAELSKIAGVGYNEGNLKWYELVPNDGALGAVQTRAPRELFNQGCSLLSLYVYLADHKAETLERVVATSEAFIAERQVEGTQFMLAAGSAGIEAATNIVVGQAMREMLFWVYGAVALLCLVTFRSWRATLCAVLPLMLTSVLCEALMVALGMGVKVATLPVIALGVGIGIDYALYVLSVLLARLRAGDSLASAYQQALLFTGKVVLLTGVTLSIAVATWAFSPIKFQADMGILLAFMFLVNMLGALILMPALGWLLLPRGSRQKAPG; from the coding sequence ATGCAATACGAGAATCTGCCGAGCACGGAACAGACCGTGACGGCCCGCCTGGAAGACTTCGACCCGCACAGCGGCAACCGGGTGGAACGAGGCATCTTCAACAACCGGCCGTGGATCATTCTGGTCTGCCTGGTAGTGACCCTGTTGCTGGGATGGCAAGCCACGCGCATCGAGATCAACGCCAGCTTCGAGAAGACCATCCCCACCGGCCACCCCTACATCGCCAACTTCCTGGCGGCGCGCAGCGAACTGAGCGGCCTGGGCAACTCGCTGAGGATCGCCGTGGAGGTCAAGGATGGCGACATATTCGAGCGCGGCTACCTGGATACGCTGGCCAAGCTCAACGACGAGTTGTACCTGCTGCCTGGCGTCGACCGGCCCTACATGAAGTCGCTGTGGACGCCGACCACGCGCTGGACGGCGGTGACCGAGGAAGGCCTCGATGGCGGCACGGTGATTCCCGACGACTATGACGGCTCGCCGGCGAGCATCGAGCAGATCCGCGCCAATGTCGCCCGCTCCGGCGAGATCGGCCAGTTGGTGGCGGCCAATTTCAAGTCCAGCGTGATCCTCCTGCCGCTGCTCGACATCAACCCGCAGACCGGCGCGGCACTCGATTACGGCGAGCTGTCCCGGCAGCTGGAGGCGCTGCGCGACAAGTACCAGAGCGACACGCTGCAGATCCACATCACCGGCTTCGCCAAGATCATCGGCGACCTGATCGAAGGCCTGGGGCAGATGGCGCTGTTCTTCCTCGCCGCGGTGCTGGTGACCGTGGCGGTACTCTACGGCTACACCCGCTGCCTGCGTAGCACGCTGATCGTGGTGACCTGCTCGCTGGTGGCGGCGCTCTGGCAGGTGGGCCTGCTGGCCAGCCTGGGCTATCCGCTCGATCCCTATTCGGCGCTGGTCCCCTTTCTGATCTTTGCCATTGGCATGAGCCACGGCGCGCAGAAGATGAACGGCATCATGCAGGACATCGGCCGCGGCACCCACCGCGTGATCGCGGCGCGCTACACCTTCCGACGCCTGTTCGCGGCGGGGGTCACTGCACTGCTCTGCGACTTGGTGGGCTTTGCCGTGCTGCTGGTGATCGACATCCAGGCCATCCGCGACCTGGCCATCGCCGCCAGCCTGGGGGTGGCGGTGCTGGTCTTCACCAACCTGATCCTGCTACCGGTTCTGCTCAGCTATCTCGGCGTAAGCCCGAAAGCCGCCCAGCGCAGCCTGAAAACCGAGCAGGCCGAGCGAGCCGGCAACGGTGGCAACCCGCTCTGGCCGCTGCTGGTGCGCTTCACCGATCGCCCCTGGGCGTTGGTCGCCATCGCCGCAGGCCTCGCGCTGGCGGTGCTCGGTTTCGCGGTCAGCCTGCACCTGAAAATTGGCGACCTCGACCCGGGCGCACCGGAGCTGCGGGCCGACTCGCGCTACAACCGTGATGCGCTGTTCATGACGCAGAACTACGGCGCCAGCTCGGACATCTTCGTGGTCATGGTGCGCACCGGAGAAGACCAGTGCACCCGTTACCCGACCCTGGCCGCCGTGGACGAACTGGCCACCCGCCTGGAGCAACTGCCCGGCGTGGAGGCGACCAACTCCATGGCCGAGTTGAGCAAGATCGCCGGAGTCGGCTACAACGAGGGCAACCTCAAATGGTACGAGCTGGTACCCAACGACGGCGCCCTCGGCGCCGTGCAGACCCGCGCTCCCCGTGAGCTGTTCAATCAGGGTTGCTCGCTGCTGTCTCTGTACGTCTACCTTGCCGATCACAAGGCCGAAACCCTCGAACGGGTGGTCGCCACCAGCGAAGCCTTCATTGCCGAACGGCAGGTGGAAGGCACGCAGTTCATGCTCGCTGCGGGTAGTGCTGGGATCGAAGCAGCGACCAACATCGTGGTCGGTCAGGCCATGCGCGAGATGCTGTTCTGGGTCTACGGCGCGGTGGCGCTGCTCTGCCTGGTGACCTTCCGCAGCTGGCGCGCGACGCTCTGCGCGGTGCTGCCGCTGATGCTCACCTCGGTACTCTGCGAGGCGCTGATGGTGGCCCTGGGCATGGGTGTGAAAGTCGCCACGCTGCCGGTCATCGCTCTCGGTGTGGGCATCGGCATCGACTACGCCCTGTACGTGCTCAGCGTTCTGCTGGCGCGCCTACGCGCGGGTGACTCGCTGGCCAGCGCCTACCAACAGGCGCTGCTGTTCACGGGCAAAGTGGTGCTGCTGACTGGCGTCACCCTGTCGATTGCCGTCGCCACATGGGCGTTCTCGCCGATCAAGTTCCAGGCTGACATGGGCATCCTGCTGGCCTTCATGTTCCTGGTGAACATGCTGGGCGCGCTGATCCTGATGCCAGCGCTGGGCTGGCTCTTGCTGCCAAGAGGAAGCCGGCAAAAAGCGCCTGGCTGA
- a CDS encoding WD40/YVTN/BNR-like repeat-containing protein — MKRLCNWSVGLCLAGCLTAPLLAAPVVLDTPALQNVRAERSAILGLARAGERLVAVGERGTVLLSDDAGRSWRQAKVPVSVSLTAVQFVDAQRGWATGHLGVVLHSEDGGETWHKQLDGIQAARLALAAAESSGDQRLLDEARRLVQDGPDKPFLDLYFSDARRGFVVGAYNLILHTQDGGLSWQPWMSRLDNPSGLHLYAIRAQGENLFIAGERGLLLRSTDAGNSFQALASPYEGSFFGLLAGRGGELLAFGLRGNAWLSQDSGEHWRALPSPIQSSFVAGLALDDGRLLLASQDGELVRVAQQSIEPLGRLSGSAIASLAESAEGQLLGAGLGGVRAPLTIP; from the coding sequence ATGAAACGCCTATGCAACTGGTCGGTCGGGCTGTGCCTGGCTGGCTGCTTAACAGCGCCATTACTGGCAGCCCCCGTGGTTCTGGACACACCTGCACTGCAGAACGTGCGCGCCGAGCGCTCGGCGATCCTCGGCCTGGCCCGCGCCGGTGAGCGTCTGGTAGCGGTCGGTGAGCGCGGCACGGTACTGCTCTCCGATGACGCCGGGCGAAGCTGGCGCCAGGCCAAGGTGCCAGTGAGCGTCAGCCTGACCGCCGTGCAGTTCGTCGATGCACAACGTGGCTGGGCCACCGGTCATCTTGGCGTGGTGCTGCACAGCGAGGACGGCGGCGAGACCTGGCACAAGCAGCTCGATGGCATCCAGGCCGCGCGCCTGGCGCTGGCCGCTGCCGAGTCCAGCGGCGATCAGCGCCTGCTCGACGAGGCCCGCAGGCTGGTGCAAGACGGCCCGGACAAACCTTTCCTCGACCTGTACTTCAGCGATGCACGGCGCGGCTTCGTGGTCGGTGCCTACAACCTGATCCTGCATACACAGGACGGCGGACTGAGCTGGCAACCCTGGATGAGCCGCCTGGACAACCCCAGCGGTCTGCACCTTTACGCCATTCGAGCGCAGGGCGAAAACCTGTTCATCGCAGGCGAGCGAGGCCTGCTGTTGCGCTCGACCGATGCCGGGAACTCCTTCCAGGCCCTTGCATCGCCCTACGAGGGCAGCTTCTTCGGTCTGCTCGCGGGGCGCGGCGGCGAGCTGTTGGCCTTTGGCCTGCGGGGTAACGCCTGGCTGTCGCAGGACAGCGGTGAGCACTGGCGAGCCTTGCCGAGCCCGATCCAGTCCAGTTTCGTGGCGGGTCTGGCGCTGGATGACGGCCGCCTGCTGCTCGCCAGCCAGGACGGCGAGCTGGTGCGCGTCGCCCAACAGAGCATCGAACCCCTCGGCCGGCTATCTGGCAGTGCCATCGCCAGCCTTGCCGAGAGCGCGGAGGGCCAGTTGCTGGGCGCCGGCCTTGGCGGCGTGCGTGCACCGCTGACCATTCCCTGA